The window GGATATAACTTATTCAATGGGATAATACCATCTTGGTTGTATACTCTACCATCATTGGTGGTATTATATCTCGATCATAACAAACTCACTGGTCATATTGGTGAATTCCAATCTGATTCATTGGAgttgatttatttgaaaatgaataagttaCATGGGCCAATTCCAAGTTCAATATTTAAGCTTGTAAACCTTAGATATCTTCATCTTTCTTCAAATAACTTGAGTGGTGTTTTGGAGACAAGCAACTTTGGAAAACTTAGAAACCTCACTTTGCTTGATCTCTCAAACAACATGCTCTCATTGACAACGTCTGACAATTCCAAGTCCATGTTACCCTACATTGAGAGTCTAGACCTTTCAAACAATAACATTAGTGGAATATGGTCATGGAATATGGGAAAGAATACACTAGGGTACTTGAATCTCTCTTGTAACTCGATAAGTGGGTTTGAGATGCTTCCATGGAAAAATATAGGAATTATAGATCTTCATTCCAACTTGTTGCAAGGACCACTTCCAATTCCTCCAAAttctacttttttcttttcagtaTCCCATAACAAATTGAGTGGAGAAATCTCACCGTTGACTTGCAAAGTGAGTTCCATGGTAGTTCTTGATTTGTCTAACAACAACTTGAGTGGCATGCTTCCTCATTGTTTGGGGAATTTTAGCAAAGATCTCTCTGTTTTGAATTTACGAAGGAATCGATTTCATGGCATCATtcctcaaacatttttaaagggCAATGCTATCAGGAATCTTGACTTCAACGATAATCAATTGGAAGGCCTAGTACCTCGATCTTTGATCATTTGTCGAAAACTTGAAGTTCTAGACCTTGGgaataatgagataaatgatacATTTCCTCATTGGTTGGGAACTCTTCCAAAGTTGCAAGTTCTTGTTTTGCGTTTTAATAGTTTCCATGGTCATATAGGGCATTCCAAAATCAAATCCCCATTCATGAGCCTAAGAATCATTGATCTTGCTCACAATGATTTCGAGGGTGACTTGCCTGAAATGtatttgagaagtttgaaagCGACAATGAATGTAGATGAACGCAACATGACAAGAAAATATATGGGAGACTATTATTATCAAGATTCTGTCATGGTGACAATCAAGggattggagattgaatttgtGAAGATCTTGAAGGCTTTCGCAACAATTGATTTATCAAGCAACAAATTCCAAGGAGAGATTCCAGAGTCCATTGGAAATCTTAATTCACTTCGAGGGCTCAATTTATCCCATAACAACCTTACAGGACATATTCCATCATCTTTCGGAAATTTGAAGTTGCTTGAATCATTGGACCTTTCTTCAAACAAGCTCATTGGAAGAATTCCTCAAGAATTAACAAGTTTaacatttcttgaagttttgaatcTTTCCCAAAACCATCTAACTGGATTTATACCTCGAGGTAATCAGTTTGatacatttgaaaatgattcaTACAACGGGAACTCAGGGCTATGTGGATTTCCATTGTCGAAGAAATGCACAACTGATGAAACACTAGAGCCTTCACAAGAAGTGGATGCAGAGTTTGAAGGTGGATTTGATTGGAAAATCACATTGATGGGATATGGATGTGGATTGGCAATTGGCTTTACTCTTGGGTGTCTCATGTTCTCAACTGAGAAACCTAAATGGTTGGCAACGATGGTTGAAGAGAACATTCACAAGAAGATCAAAAGGTCTAAAAGATGCACTTACAGGAGAGGAGCAAGAAGGAACTAGCACATTCCAATTGCATTGTATTTTGTGTTATGTTTTACAAATAGATTTTACATTTGTTAGTAAATAATCTACT is drawn from Vitis riparia cultivar Riparia Gloire de Montpellier isolate 1030 chromosome 18, EGFV_Vit.rip_1.0, whole genome shotgun sequence and contains these coding sequences:
- the LOC117905851 gene encoding receptor-like protein 6, giving the protein MSKRLLLYFLFFLSSSQLLSSSFSFSNSTQLCPRHQSLALLHLKQSFSINNSSSSDCDYDGVTSYPKIESWKKGSDCCSWDGVTCDWVTGHVIELDLSCSWLFGTIHSNTTLFLFLHLQRLNLAFNNFNGSSVSTGFGRFSSLTHLNLSDSGFSGLISSEISHLSNLVSLDLSWNSDAEFAPHGFNSLVQNLTKLQKLHLGGISISSVFPDSLLNRSSLISLDLTSCGLHGRFPDHDIHLPKLEVLDLWGNDDLSGNFPRFSENNSLMELDLSFTNLSGEISASIGNLQSLQTLDLSNCEFSGSIPASLENLTQITSLNLSKNLFSGKIPNVFSNLRNLISLRLHGNNFSGQLPSSIGNLTNLQALDLYDNQLEGVIPSFVNGFLSLSYVDLGYNLFNGIIPSWLYTLPSLVVLYLDHNKLTGHIGEFQSDSLELIYLKMNKLHGPIPSSIFKLVNLRYLHLSSNNLSGVLETSNFGKLRNLTLLDLSNNMLSLTTSDNSKSMLPYIESLDLSNNNISGIWSWNMGKNTLGYLNLSCNSISGFEMLPWKNIGIIDLHSNLLQGPLPIPPNSTFFFSVSHNKLSGEISPLTCKVSSMVVLDLSNNNLSGMLPHCLGNFSKDLSVLNLRRNRFHGIIPQTFLKGNAIRNLDFNDNQLEGLVPRSLIICRKLEVLDLGNNEINDTFPHWLGTLPKLQVLVLRFNSFHGHIGHSKIKSPFMSLRIIDLAHNDFEGDLPEMYLRSLKATMNVDERNMTRKYMGDYYYQDSVMVTIKGLEIEFVKILKAFATIDLSSNKFQGEIPESIGNLNSLRGLNLSHNNLTGHIPSSFGNLKLLESLDLSSNKLIGRIPQELTSLTFLEVLNLSQNHLTGFIPRGNQFDTFENDSYNGNSGLCGFPLSKKCTTDETLEPSQEVDAEFEGGFDWKITLMGYGCGLAIGFTLGCLMFSTEKPKWLATMVEENIHKKIKRSKRCTYRRGARRN